From the genome of Paraburkholderia flava, one region includes:
- a CDS encoding helix-turn-helix domain-containing protein, producing the protein MANEATSPDSLAVAERVRELMSRHGIGKRQQTTELCRILDLSFSQGHRKLRGNSPWTLSQIKKVAEVFGEPAAQLFGAQSLDPGMVGAIAQEAVFSVGAIEMACTAWVGAALEPGSRPEFVAYSKLGQWRVVRHDGALYQNAYEVHKIEIYPRRAETDKPLIAVVDDDQSSADNLRDYLEHSGFTALALYGLAAFADALQTQVFDGIVIDWLFGNQTAAAAIRAVRASENPDAPILVLTGELLTGKASESEISAVIRTYDVACYEKPARMAILVADLSKRLNRA; encoded by the coding sequence ATGGCCAACGAAGCAACCTCACCCGACTCCCTCGCGGTCGCCGAGCGCGTGCGCGAGTTGATGAGCCGGCACGGCATCGGCAAACGCCAGCAGACCACCGAACTCTGCCGCATTCTCGACCTCAGTTTTTCGCAGGGGCATCGCAAGCTGCGCGGCAACAGCCCGTGGACGCTGTCGCAGATCAAGAAGGTCGCCGAAGTATTCGGCGAGCCCGCCGCGCAGCTGTTCGGCGCGCAGTCGCTCGATCCCGGCATGGTCGGCGCGATCGCGCAGGAAGCGGTGTTTTCGGTCGGCGCGATCGAGATGGCCTGTACCGCGTGGGTCGGCGCCGCGCTCGAACCGGGCAGCCGCCCCGAATTCGTCGCGTATTCGAAGCTCGGTCAGTGGCGGGTCGTGCGGCACGACGGTGCGCTGTATCAGAACGCGTACGAAGTCCACAAGATCGAGATCTATCCGCGTCGCGCGGAAACCGACAAGCCGTTGATCGCCGTCGTCGACGACGACCAGTCGTCCGCCGACAACCTGCGCGACTATCTCGAACACAGCGGCTTCACCGCGCTCGCGCTGTACGGCCTCGCCGCCTTCGCCGACGCCTTGCAGACCCAGGTGTTCGACGGCATCGTGATCGACTGGCTGTTCGGCAACCAGACCGCGGCGGCTGCGATCCGCGCGGTGCGCGCGTCCGAAAACCCCGATGCGCCGATCCTCGTGCTGACCGGCGAACTGCTGACCGGCAAGGCGAGCGAATCGGAAATCAGCGCGGTGATCCGCACGTACGACGTCGCGTGCTATGAAAAACCCGCGCGCATGGCGATCCTCGTCGCCGATCTGTCGAAGCGTCTCAATCGGGCTTAA